AGCGAGCCCGAAGCGCTCGTCAGTCGCATGCGCATCACGCACTCGATGCTGCTCAACCTCATCGCCCGCGACGGCGACCCGTTCGTCGCCGTGCGCGATCTCGTGCGCGACAACCACGAGGATCGCAAGGGGCAGGCGAAGCTCGCTCGCCGCGCGATCGGCCTCTACCGCGAGATGCTGGCCGCCGGCGTCGTCCGGCGACTCGACGAACCGCAGGCCGACGGGCGCCAGGTCGACCTCACGGTCGACCTGCAGGACAACTTCGCGCTCAACCAGCCGCTCGCACCGTTCGCCCTCGCCGTCCTCGACATGCTGAGTCCCGACGACGCCGCCCCCGCCCGCGGTGACGCGCCGAAGGTCGACACCTCGACGAACGAGGGCGCACGCGCTGCGGCGCGTTCGAACGCACAGGATTACGCGGTCGACGTCGTCAGTGTCATCGAGTCGATCCTCGACGACCCTCGCCCGGTGCTCATGGCGCAACAGCACAAGGCGCGCGGCGTGGCGATCGCCGAGATGAAGGCCGACGGCATCGAGTACGACGAGCGCATGGAGCGCCTCGAGGACGTGACGTGGCCGAAGCCGCTCTCCGACCTGCTCGACGCGGCGTTCGAGACGTACGCGCAGAGCCAGCCGATGGTGCGCATGTACGAACTGTCACCCAAGTCCGTCGTGCGCGAGATGTACGAGAATGCCTGGGGCTTCGGCGATCTCATCCGCTTCTACGACCTCGCGCGCAGCGAGGGCGTCGTCCTGCGCTACCTCACCGACGCGTACCGCACCCTGCGTCAGAGCGTGCCCGAGTCGAAGAAGAACGAGGAACTCGCCGACCTCATCGAGTGGCTCGGGGAGGTCATCCGTCAGACCGACTCGAGCCTGCTCGACGAGTGGGAGGCCCTGACGCACCCGGGTGACGCGCCGGTGCAGCAGGAGACGGTGCTGAAGCAGCGTCCCCTCACGGCCAACCCGCGCGCGATGAAGGTCGCCATCCGCAAGGCGATGTTCAAGCGCGTCGAGCTCGCAGCGCGCGACGACGTCGACGGCCTCGCCGCGCTCGACGCCGCCGTCGCGGCGACGACCGACCCGCCGACCGAGATCGTCATGGATGCCGACGCGTGGGATGCCGACCTCGGCGCCTACTACGACGAGCATGACGAGATCCTCCTCGACGCGGACGCCCGCGGGCCGAGGATGCTGCGCATCACCGAGCAGCCCGACAAATGGGAGATCCGCCAGGTCATCCACGACCCCGATGACGACAACGACTGGGGGATCGACGCGGAGGTCGACCTCGCCGCCTCCGACGAGGCGGGCGTCCCGCTCGTCGTCGTGGTCGGCCTCAACCGCCTCGGGGACTGACGCGCGTCCGCGACGAGCGGCGGTCATCGAGAGCCGCATACCGGCCAAGGACGAAAAGCAACCGAGCCAATCTTGTGAGCACGGGGAGCCCCTGACGACGAACACCGAACGCACGGGCTCGGGTCGAGCACGTACCCTGACCCGGTTGTCGGCCGGCGCGGTGTCGCACGAGCGTGCCCAGCGCGACGCTTTCAATGAGACAGCCACGCCTCACCCCAGCTCGTCGAAGGAGAACACGGTGGATCAGCAGGTCGGCGCCCACGCGGTCAAGGGCTCGGCGAGCACGGACGCCCCGGCGAGCTCAGAGGGTTCGAGTGGCCTGACGCGCAGCCTCGGGCATCGCACCATGCTGATGATCGGTCTCGGTTCGGCGCTCGGCACGGGCCTGTTCTTCGGTTCCGGCGCGGCGATCGGGGTGGCCGGCCCGGCGGCCGTCGTCAGCTATGCGCTGGGCGCGCTGCTCATCGCCGTCATCGGCCTCGCCATGGCGGAGATGGCAACCGCCCGCCCCGAGCCGGGCAGCTTCGGCGCCGCCGCGGGGCGTTACCTCGGGGAGTGGGCCGGCTACGTCTCTCGCTGGTGCTACTGGGCGGCGAGTGTCATCGCGCTCGGCGGCGAGGTCGTCGCGGCCGGCGCATATCTGCAGTACTGGTGGCCGCAGACGTCGCTCGCCGTGTTCGTCGCCCTCGTGGCGCTCGCGATCATCGTCATCAACCTGCTCTCCGTGCGCGCGTTCGGCCGCGCCGAGGTCGTCTTCTCCACGCTCAAGGTGACGGCTCTCGTCGCGTTCATCCTCGTCGCGCTCGTCCTCGTGCTGTTCGGCGTGCCCGGCCATCCCGCCACCGGGTTCGCTCACCTCACCGACCACGGCGGGTTCATGCCCGGTGGTATGGAGTCGATCTGGTTGTCGATGTCGATCGTGATGTTCGCCTTCGTCGGCGTCGAGGTCGTGCCGATCACCGCGGCCGAGGCCGACGACCCGCGCCGCAGCGTCCGCACCGCGATGCGCGCCCTCGTCGCCCGGCTGGGGTTGTTCTACGTCATCGCGGTGGGTCTCATCGTCACGCTCAACGCCTGGACCGACGTCGCGTCCGCGAAGGGCCTGACGGCGAGCCCGTTCGTCAAGGCGTTCGACGCCGTCGGGCTCCCGGCCGCCGCGGGCATCATGAACGCCGTCATCCTCGTCGCCGCGCTGTCCACGGGCAACGCGCAGCTGTACGGCGCCGGTCGGCTCGTGCACTCGCTCGCCGTCGATCGTCTCGCACCACGATTCCTCGCCCGCACGACGTTGCGGGGAGTGCCGCTCGCGGCCACGCTCGTCTCGACGTTCGGCCTCGTCCTCGCGATCTACCTCGCACAGACGGGGGTTGCCGACATCTTCACCAAGCTCGCCTCCATCGCGATCTTCTCCGTCATGGTGACGTGGCTGCTCGCCCTCGCCAGCTTCATCGCGTTCAAGCGCCGCGGCGACGTCGATGGCAGCGTCCACCTGCCCGGCGGCAGTGTGACGGCGGCGCTCGGCGTCGTCGGCGTGCTCGCCGTGATGGCCACCGCGTTCGAGGTCGACGACATGCGTCAGGCGGCGCTCATCGGCAGTGGCTGGGTCCTCGTGCTGCTCGTCGCGTACCTCCTCACGCGGGCCGGGCGAGCCCGGGCCCGTACCTACTGACGCCCCACCTCACCCCTGCGGTGGGATGCTGCGGCCCCGACTCGATTTTCCGCGCGAATGGTGGTGGGGTTGGAGGCATGAGCGCGCCCGTGACGTCCACCTATCGCTTCCAGCTGCACGCCGACTTCCCGTTCGACGCTGCCCGCGCGCAGTTGCCGTACCTGAAGAAGCTCGGCATCTCGCACGCCTACTGCTCGCCGATCCTCACCGCCGTCCCCGGTTCGGTCCACGGCTATGACGTGCTCGACCACACCCGTGTCAACCCGGAGCTGGGCGGACGCGAAGCGTTCGAGCGGTTCGCCGACGCCGCGCACGAGCTGGGGCTCGGTGTCGTCGTCGACGTCGTGCCGAACCACATGGCGTTCGTCGCGCCCGAGTCGAGCAACGCGCCGCTGTGGGCGCTGCTGGCAGGGGGGAAGGACGCCTCGACGGCGCATTGGTTCGACGTCGACTGGGACGCGCTCGACGGCGCGCTCGGCGTCCCGATTCTCGGCAAGCCGCTCGACGAGGAGATCGCGGACGGCTCGATCACGCTCGACCGCAGCGGTGACGAACCCGTGATCCGCTACTACGAACACGTCTTCCCCGTCGCCGACGGTTCCCTCGACGGCATCGGCGAGGCGCCGCAGGGCGACGAACTCGCCCGGCTTCTCGAGCGTCAGCACTACCGGCTCGCGTTCTGGCGCGATCGTGACGCGGTGCTCAACTATCGTCGCTTCTTCGAGGTCAACGAGCTCATCGCCGTGCGCGTCGAGACCGACGACGTCTTCGACGCGACGCACGCGCTGCTGCTCGAACTGCATCACGCCGGCCACATCGACGGCTTCCGCATCGACCACCCGGACGGACTGGCCGACCCGGCCGGATACCTCGCGCGACTGACGCAGGAGTGCCGCAGGGGCACGCCGATCTGGGTCGAGAAGATCCTCGAACCGGGCGAGCAACTACCGAGCGACTGGGCCTGCGCGGGCACGACGGGTTACGACGCGATGGCCGCCATCACCGCCGCGCTGGCCGATGACGCCGCCGCCCCGACGATCGAGGCATGCTGGCAGCGTGCGCTCGGTGACGGCGACGCCCGCGACGTCGAGGTCGCGACGCGCGAGGCGAAGCGCTTCGTCGTCGAGAACGGTCTCGTGCCGGAGGTCGAGCGGCTGACGCGTCGCGCCGCCGAGGTGCGCCCCGACCTGCAGCGCGAAGCACTGCGTGCCGCGATCGTCGAGCTGCTCGTCGCGGCGCCCGTCTACCGCGCCTACCTCGTCCCGGGCGCCCGCATGGCACCGGAGTCGAAGCACCACCTCGACGAGGCGCTCGAGGCCGCGCGCGAGGCCCGCCCCGATCTGGCCGACGAGCTCGATGCTCTCAAGCGCATCGCGCTCGTGCGTCCGCACGCCGGGGCCGACGAGTTCGACGACATCGAGCCGGCCGCGTCCGACTTCGCGGTGCGTCTGCAGCAGACGTGGGGCCCGGTCATGGCGAAGTCGATCGAGGACACCCTCTTCTACCGGTGGCACGCGTTGACCGCCCTCAACGAGGTCGGCGGCGACGTCGACGTCCTCGTGGACGCCGGCGCGCACCGTCTGAACGCCTGGGCGCAGCACAACGCCGAATACTGGCCGCGCACGATGACGACGCTGTCGACGCACGACACGAAGCGCAGCGAGGACGTTCGCGCGGCGTTGCTCGCGATCGCCGGTGACGACGAGGCGTGGACGGCGTGCAGCGACGCCGCGTTCGCGCTCGCCGACGCGATGGGCGTCGACCGGCCCGCGGCGGCGCTGGCGTGGCAGACCATCGCTGGATTCTCCACCGCCTACGGCCCGTTCGACACCACCGATGCTGACGGCGCCGCACCCGACGCCGTCCACGGGCGGCGCGATCTCGGCATCGACGCGGATCGCCTGAGCGAGTACCTGACGAAGGCGCTGCGCGAGGCGAAGGTCTACACGGCCTGGACCGACGGCGACGAGGCGTACGAGAAGCAGGTGCTCGCCTTCGCCACCGCTGTCCTCGAGGCTGACGACGCCGCCGCCCCTCGAACGGGGGAGAGCGCTGCATCGGCGCCGGCCGCCGAGACGCTCGCCGCGGA
This region of Dermacoccus nishinomiyaensis genomic DNA includes:
- a CDS encoding amino acid permease produces the protein MDQQVGAHAVKGSASTDAPASSEGSSGLTRSLGHRTMLMIGLGSALGTGLFFGSGAAIGVAGPAAVVSYALGALLIAVIGLAMAEMATARPEPGSFGAAAGRYLGEWAGYVSRWCYWAASVIALGGEVVAAGAYLQYWWPQTSLAVFVALVALAIIVINLLSVRAFGRAEVVFSTLKVTALVAFILVALVLVLFGVPGHPATGFAHLTDHGGFMPGGMESIWLSMSIVMFAFVGVEVVPITAAEADDPRRSVRTAMRALVARLGLFYVIAVGLIVTLNAWTDVASAKGLTASPFVKAFDAVGLPAAAGIMNAVILVAALSTGNAQLYGAGRLVHSLAVDRLAPRFLARTTLRGVPLAATLVSTFGLVLAIYLAQTGVADIFTKLASIAIFSVMVTWLLALASFIAFKRRGDVDGSVHLPGGSVTAALGVVGVLAVMATAFEVDDMRQAALIGSGWVLVLLVAYLLTRAGRARARTY
- the treY gene encoding malto-oligosyltrehalose synthase, with the protein product MSAPVTSTYRFQLHADFPFDAARAQLPYLKKLGISHAYCSPILTAVPGSVHGYDVLDHTRVNPELGGREAFERFADAAHELGLGVVVDVVPNHMAFVAPESSNAPLWALLAGGKDASTAHWFDVDWDALDGALGVPILGKPLDEEIADGSITLDRSGDEPVIRYYEHVFPVADGSLDGIGEAPQGDELARLLERQHYRLAFWRDRDAVLNYRRFFEVNELIAVRVETDDVFDATHALLLELHHAGHIDGFRIDHPDGLADPAGYLARLTQECRRGTPIWVEKILEPGEQLPSDWACAGTTGYDAMAAITAALADDAAAPTIEACWQRALGDGDARDVEVATREAKRFVVENGLVPEVERLTRRAAEVRPDLQREALRAAIVELLVAAPVYRAYLVPGARMAPESKHHLDEALEAAREARPDLADELDALKRIALVRPHAGADEFDDIEPAASDFAVRLQQTWGPVMAKSIEDTLFYRWHALTALNEVGGDVDVLVDAGAHRLNAWAQHNAEYWPRTMTTLSTHDTKRSEDVRAALLAIAGDDEAWTACSDAAFALADAMGVDRPAAALAWQTIAGFSTAYGPFDTTDADGAAPDAVHGRRDLGIDADRLSEYLTKALREAKVYTAWTDGDEAYEKQVLAFATAVLEADDAAAPRTGESAASAPAAETLAADLRRSLLDARRRNAEAITLTGHTQKVLELFLPGIPDTYQGSERPTLSLVDPDNRRPVDYGELEQLLDVGGSRPRLVQRCLAADVHAPANPGSGYEPLESDSEFLVAFERTVPAASVVRRQIAEAGRLVEAAGRQVSKLVKRAQGGEQTDAPTPAEADATPLAVAVIGVRAASRALRTGALADAHVSLPAGEWRHAFTGERLTITDAPVAFGDLGDHEFGHVHVLVQEKR